The Caldibacillus debilis DSM 16016 genome includes a window with the following:
- a CDS encoding bifunctional metallophosphatase/5'-nucleotidase, translating into MERETETTLIVLETSDVHGHIFPVNYGTNAYAGLGMAKIATLVKEIRRKEKNVLLIDNGDNIQGTPLTYHYVKFMSGEMNPVVKVMNHLRYDAAVVGNHEFNYGMEVLERAVGQSDFPWLSANLLDKGTGEPYFGKPYIIKLFEGGLKVAVLGLTTHYIPNWEKPEHIRSLRFEDTVESAKRWVKKIRAEEKPDVLVLSYHGGFERDPDTGAPDEAETGENVAYRLCMEVEGIDCLLTGHQHRKIWGKTINGVVVLQPGCNGQYLGKATIRLKKAEGRWTIIGKRSEILPLENVPEDREVIRLCEKYEEATQKWLDRPIGRIEGDMTIKDPFEARVKEHPFIELINRVQMEASGADISGTALFHDEVKGFRHEVTMRDIVSSYVYPNTLVVVKITGKDLKAALERSASYFCLNEKGELAINPAFSHPKPQHYNYDMWEGIEYVIDVSKPVGERVVRLTYKNQKVEDDQELLVVINNYRASGGGEYTMFKNREVVREIQTDMTELLANYFLEKKTVKAVCNHNWEIRAGDGEGLHPENRI; encoded by the coding sequence ATGGAGCGTGAAACGGAAACGACCTTAATCGTATTGGAGACGAGCGATGTCCACGGGCATATTTTTCCCGTCAATTACGGAACGAACGCCTACGCCGGGCTCGGCATGGCGAAGATCGCGACCCTCGTGAAGGAGATCCGCCGCAAGGAAAAAAACGTGCTGCTGATCGACAACGGCGACAACATCCAAGGCACTCCCCTCACCTACCATTATGTCAAGTTCATGTCCGGCGAAATGAACCCGGTGGTCAAAGTGATGAATCATTTGCGGTATGACGCGGCGGTCGTCGGCAATCATGAATTTAATTACGGGATGGAAGTTTTGGAACGGGCGGTGGGACAATCCGATTTTCCCTGGCTTTCCGCCAACCTCCTGGATAAGGGGACGGGGGAGCCCTATTTCGGGAAACCCTATATCATAAAGCTTTTCGAGGGCGGCCTGAAAGTCGCGGTACTGGGCTTAACGACCCATTACATACCCAATTGGGAAAAACCGGAACATATCCGGTCCCTCCGATTCGAGGATACGGTGGAAAGCGCAAAAAGATGGGTGAAAAAAATCCGCGCCGAAGAAAAACCCGATGTCCTCGTCCTTTCCTATCACGGCGGCTTCGAAAGGGATCCGGATACCGGGGCGCCGGATGAAGCGGAGACGGGGGAAAATGTGGCGTACCGGCTTTGCATGGAGGTGGAGGGGATCGATTGCCTGCTAACCGGCCATCAGCACCGGAAGATTTGGGGGAAAACGATCAACGGGGTCGTCGTCCTCCAGCCGGGATGCAACGGCCAATATTTGGGAAAGGCAACGATCCGCCTGAAGAAGGCGGAGGGCCGGTGGACAATCATCGGAAAACGCTCGGAAATCCTTCCATTGGAAAATGTGCCGGAAGACCGGGAAGTGATCCGGCTGTGCGAAAAATATGAGGAAGCCACCCAAAAATGGCTCGACCGTCCGATCGGCCGGATCGAAGGGGACATGACGATCAAAGATCCCTTTGAAGCGCGGGTAAAGGAACATCCCTTTATCGAACTGATCAACCGGGTGCAAATGGAGGCGAGCGGTGCGGATATTTCCGGAACGGCCCTGTTTCATGATGAAGTGAAGGGTTTCCGGCATGAAGTGACGATGCGGGACATCGTATCAAGCTATGTTTATCCGAACACCTTGGTCGTGGTGAAAATCACCGGGAAAGATTTGAAAGCCGCTTTGGAACGGTCGGCGTCCTATTTCTGTCTGAACGAGAAGGGGGAACTGGCCATAAATCCCGCGTTCAGCCATCCGAAGCCCCAGCATTACAATTACGACATGTGGGAAGGCATCGAATATGTCATCGATGTTTCGAAACCGGTCGGGGAAAGGGTGGTCCGTCTCACCTATAAGAATCAGAAGGTGGAAGACGACCAGGAATTGCTCGTCGTCATCAACAATTACCGCGCCAGCGGCGGCGGGGAATACACCATGTTTAAAAACCGGGAAGTGGTCAGGGAGATCCAGACGGATATGACGGAACTTTTGGCCAATTATTTTTTGGAAAAGAAAACCGTAAAGGCCGTCTGCAACCATAATTGGGAAATCCGGGCAGGGGATGGGGAAGGGCTGCATCCGGAAAACCGGATATGA
- the phnE gene encoding phosphonate ABC transporter, permease protein PhnE, protein MALQLPPKKKRPFAKRARNWLIALAVIAIYIWTFTGIEIDFAKAGERMANNFHRVIPRLFDPNWETFPQVMDKMMETLFIAFIGSLSAAVLAVPLGFLSARNMTRNRVLTVAGKWILSAIRAFPDLILAILFVVAVGAKPFAGVLAIAVGSIGMLGKLYSEVLESIDMKVVEAMEANGANKIQILFHGILPQIIPEFLSYAIYRFEIDVRASSVLGYVGAGGIGTLIYFASANRNWNDMGMILFVIILVVTVIDLLSGYIRKRIV, encoded by the coding sequence ATGGCGCTCCAGTTACCGCCTAAAAAGAAGCGGCCCTTTGCGAAGCGGGCCAGAAATTGGCTGATCGCCCTGGCTGTCATCGCCATTTACATCTGGACCTTCACCGGCATTGAAATCGATTTTGCCAAAGCGGGGGAAAGGATGGCCAATAACTTTCACCGGGTCATCCCCAGGCTGTTCGACCCGAATTGGGAAACCTTCCCCCAAGTGATGGACAAAATGATGGAAACCCTGTTTATCGCCTTCATCGGTTCCCTTTCCGCCGCCGTCCTTGCCGTCCCGCTGGGCTTTCTTTCCGCCCGGAACATGACGAGGAACCGGGTTTTGACGGTGGCGGGCAAGTGGATTTTGAGCGCGATCCGCGCTTTTCCCGATCTGATTTTGGCCATATTGTTCGTCGTGGCGGTGGGAGCGAAGCCGTTCGCCGGGGTATTGGCCATTGCCGTCGGTTCCATCGGCATGCTCGGGAAGCTGTATTCGGAAGTGCTCGAATCCATCGACATGAAGGTGGTCGAGGCGATGGAAGCGAACGGGGCGAACAAAATTCAGATCCTGTTTCACGGAATCCTTCCGCAAATCATTCCGGAATTCCTTTCTTATGCCATTTACCGTTTCGAAATCGATGTCCGCGCTTCCTCCGTCCTCGGTTATGTGGGAGCGGGTGGCATCGGGACGTTGATTTACTTCGCCTCGGCGAACCGGAATTGGAACGACATGGGCATGATCCTCTTCGTCATCATCCTCGTTGTGACCGTCATCGATTTGCTCTCGGGTTATATCCGGAAACGGATTGTTTGA
- the phnE gene encoding phosphonate ABC transporter, permease protein PhnE, with product MVKKQDQPVSGQVYAPPVYPMKTKTRITVLFVVMVGLLIYSSQRTEVTFSSLATGIPNMVQVFVKFFPPDFDIMDAVIKRLAETIQMAVIATTFAALLCVPLSLLAARNIMPNRWVYFTVRTFLNILRTIPDIVLAVIFVGLFGIGALSGILALIIFSLGILAKLISETIEAVDMKPIEAMRASGANSLQTICFGLVPQVLPQFFSFVLYVLEINIRASVVLGLVGAGGIGLLLDQQIKFYNYPQAMAIIIVIFAAVVIIEFISTKIREAIV from the coding sequence GTGGTGAAGAAGCAGGATCAACCCGTTTCCGGCCAAGTTTACGCGCCCCCTGTCTATCCGATGAAAACGAAAACGAGGATTACCGTCCTCTTCGTCGTGATGGTCGGCCTTTTGATCTACAGTTCGCAACGGACGGAAGTCACCTTTTCCTCTTTGGCCACGGGGATTCCCAATATGGTGCAGGTTTTTGTGAAATTTTTCCCGCCCGATTTTGACATTATGGACGCCGTGATCAAACGGCTTGCGGAAACGATCCAGATGGCGGTCATCGCCACCACCTTCGCCGCCCTGCTTTGCGTCCCGCTCAGCCTGCTGGCCGCGCGGAATATCATGCCCAACCGGTGGGTTTATTTTACGGTCCGCACCTTCCTGAACATCTTGCGGACGATCCCGGATATCGTGTTGGCGGTCATTTTTGTCGGCCTTTTCGGGATCGGGGCATTGTCGGGGATCTTGGCGTTGATCATCTTTTCCTTAGGCATCCTGGCCAAATTGATCAGCGAAACCATCGAAGCGGTGGATATGAAGCCGATCGAAGCGATGCGGGCCTCCGGAGCCAATTCCTTGCAGACGATTTGCTTCGGGCTAGTCCCCCAGGTGCTGCCGCAGTTTTTCTCCTTTGTTTTATATGTGCTGGAAATCAATATCCGCGCTTCGGTCGTGCTTGGTTTGGTCGGGGCCGGCGGCATCGGGCTTTTGCTTGACCAGCAGATCAAGTTTTATAACTATCCGCAGGCGATGGCGATCATCATCGTCATCTTTGCCGCCGTGGTCATTATCGAGTTCATCAGCACGAAGATCAGGGAGGCGATCGTGTAA
- the phnC gene encoding phosphonate ABC transporter ATP-binding protein has product MIEFKNVSLVYPNGTQGLKNINVTINDGEFVVIVGLSGAGKSTFIRSINRLVTPTSGELFVDGENILNYKGKELRSLRTKVGMIFQDYNLVKRSSVLKNVLAGRLGHTGTLRSIFNLFKKEDLALAYESLKRVNIEDKLYSRADELSGGQQQRVSIARVLTQRPKYILADEPVASLDPPTSHQVMKYLKKINQEDKITTIVNLHFIDMAMEYAERIIGMREGEIVFDGPVSQVTEKTFEDIYGRPIREEDFRGGAE; this is encoded by the coding sequence GTGATCGAGTTTAAAAACGTCTCTCTCGTGTATCCGAACGGCACGCAGGGCCTGAAAAACATCAACGTCACGATCAATGACGGGGAATTTGTCGTCATCGTCGGCTTATCCGGTGCCGGAAAATCGACCTTCATCCGCAGCATCAACCGGCTGGTGACCCCGACGTCGGGAGAGCTGTTCGTCGACGGGGAAAACATCCTCAACTACAAAGGAAAGGAATTGCGCAGTCTCCGCACGAAAGTCGGGATGATTTTCCAGGATTACAATCTGGTCAAACGGTCCAGTGTCCTGAAGAACGTATTGGCGGGGAGATTGGGGCACACCGGCACGCTCCGGTCGATTTTCAACCTGTTTAAAAAGGAAGATCTCGCTTTAGCCTATGAAAGCCTAAAACGGGTCAACATCGAGGACAAACTGTACAGCCGGGCGGATGAATTGAGCGGCGGCCAGCAGCAGCGCGTCAGCATCGCCCGGGTATTGACCCAGCGGCCGAAATACATACTGGCCGACGAACCGGTCGCTTCCCTCGATCCGCCCACCTCCCATCAGGTGATGAAATATTTGAAAAAGATCAATCAGGAGGATAAAATCACGACGATCGTCAACCTCCACTTCATCGATATGGCGATGGAATACGCGGAGCGGATCATCGGCATGCGGGAAGGGGAAATCGTGTTTGACGGGCCGGTGTCGCAGGTGACGGAGAAGACCTTTGAGGACATCTACGGGCGTCCGATTCGCGAGGAAGATTTCCGCGGAGGTGCTGAATAG
- the phnD gene encoding phosphate/phosphite/phosphonate ABC transporter substrate-binding protein: protein MKKFFSLIAVFALVFGLSACGSDSDEGKGGKEKNKPKELVMGFVPSQDSDKIAETVKPLADRLSEELDMKVSAVTMTSYNALIEAMGANQVQIGFIPAFGYVIAHEQYGVEVLLKSIRYGSGTYRAQYVVRADSGIDSLEDLKGKVWAYADPTSTSGFLFPASQLMEKFNLKSKEELQTKFFKDYLVAGGHDNAAIAVYEGDADVATTFEDVRTELKDEYPDVMEKLKVIGYTDPIPNDTISVTKELDDELVQKIKEIFLSFNDDKEMIKIMNEVYNWDAIAEASDDEYQVVKETYEKFKEDISLE from the coding sequence ATGAAAAAGTTTTTCAGCCTGATTGCCGTCTTCGCCTTGGTGTTTGGCCTTTCGGCCTGCGGATCCGACTCGGACGAAGGAAAAGGCGGAAAAGAGAAAAATAAACCGAAAGAATTGGTCATGGGGTTCGTCCCTTCCCAAGATTCCGACAAAATCGCTGAAACGGTGAAGCCCTTGGCCGACCGTTTGAGCGAAGAATTGGACATGAAGGTCAGCGCCGTCACGATGACCAGCTACAATGCCTTAATCGAAGCCATGGGAGCCAATCAGGTGCAAATCGGCTTCATCCCGGCCTTCGGCTACGTGATCGCCCATGAACAGTACGGCGTGGAAGTGCTGTTGAAGTCGATCCGCTACGGATCGGGAACTTACCGGGCGCAATACGTGGTTCGGGCCGATTCCGGCATCGACTCGCTGGAAGATTTGAAGGGGAAGGTTTGGGCCTACGCCGATCCGACCTCCACTTCGGGCTTTTTGTTCCCGGCCTCCCAGCTGATGGAAAAATTTAATCTCAAATCCAAGGAAGAATTGCAAACGAAATTTTTTAAAGATTACTTGGTTGCCGGCGGGCATGACAACGCGGCCATCGCCGTTTACGAAGGCGATGCGGACGTGGCGACGACCTTTGAAGATGTGCGGACGGAGCTGAAGGACGAATATCCGGATGTCATGGAAAAACTGAAGGTCATCGGCTATACCGATCCGATCCCCAATGACACGATCTCCGTAACGAAAGAATTGGACGATGAACTGGTGCAAAAAATCAAGGAAATTTTCCTGTCCTTCAACGACGATAAGGAAATGATCAAAATCATGAACGAGGTTTACAACTGGGACGCCATCGCGGAAGCATCGGATGATGAATATCAAGTCGTCAAGGAAACCTATGAAAAATTCAAGGAAGATATTTCTTTGGAATAA
- a CDS encoding HD domain-containing protein, whose translation MRIKDKIYGEFVIEGILEALVFSGPVQRLKGIRQGGASYLVNGKWNVTRYEHSVGVMLLIRKLGGSLEEQIAGLLHDVSHTAFSHVVDFVFDNEKEDYHEKIFQRIIADSEIPAILGKYGYDAQSLLSGGARWKLLERPAPELCADRIDYTLRDMYQHGNITIEEVHHFLNRLAVIDGKIVLQDLAAAEWFAGIYYKEVIEFFLHPLNVYGYHLLAKTLKLALEKRLIGRNDLLGTDEEVLDLLRASGDKEIMRLLEQIHRNVKVKEDKSDYDFHWKAKARWIDPAVLYENGPVRASRISERVRRLTEEARKKAEAGVYVKIVSN comes from the coding sequence ATGAGAATCAAGGATAAAATTTACGGGGAATTTGTCATCGAAGGGATTCTTGAAGCGCTTGTTTTCAGCGGGCCCGTTCAAAGATTGAAAGGCATCCGCCAAGGCGGGGCAAGTTATTTGGTCAATGGGAAATGGAATGTCACGAGATACGAACATTCCGTCGGGGTCATGCTCCTCATCCGGAAACTCGGCGGCTCCTTGGAGGAACAAATCGCGGGCCTGCTTCACGATGTATCCCATACCGCATTCTCCCACGTGGTTGATTTCGTTTTTGACAATGAAAAGGAAGATTACCATGAAAAGATCTTTCAGCGAATCATCGCGGATTCTGAAATCCCTGCCATCCTGGGAAAATATGGCTATGATGCGCAAAGCCTGCTTTCCGGCGGCGCCCGTTGGAAATTGCTGGAGCGGCCGGCCCCCGAGCTGTGCGCCGACCGGATCGATTATACGCTGCGGGACATGTATCAACACGGAAACATCACGATCGAAGAAGTGCATCATTTTTTGAACCGGCTGGCCGTCATCGACGGGAAAATCGTCCTTCAGGATCTTGCGGCCGCCGAATGGTTTGCCGGCATCTATTACAAAGAGGTTATCGAATTTTTCCTGCATCCCTTGAATGTGTACGGCTATCATCTTTTGGCCAAAACGTTAAAATTGGCTTTGGAGAAACGGCTGATCGGCCGAAATGACTTGCTCGGAACCGATGAGGAAGTGCTGGACTTGCTGCGCGCATCGGGGGATAAGGAGATCATGCGGCTTCTGGAGCAAATCCACCGGAACGTAAAAGTTAAAGAAGACAAATCCGATTATGATTTTCATTGGAAGGCCAAAGCGCGATGGATTGACCCGGCCGTCCTTTATGAAAACGGGCCGGTACGGGCGTCCCGAATATCGGAGCGTGTAAGGCGGCTGACCGAAGAGGCGCGGAAAAAAGCGGAAGCGGGGGTGTATGTCAAAATCGTTTCAAATTGA
- a CDS encoding NCS2 family permease: MRRFFAFQERNTSYKQETIAGITTFLSMAYILIVNPAILSQAGMDKGAVFTATALTAIIGTLIIGLFANYPVVIAPSMGLNSFFTFTVCQAMGIPWEIALTGVFVSGVLFLLLSLLKIREMIINMIPQDLKHAIAAGIGFFIAFIGLKNAGIITANGGTIIGLGDLATPEALLALFGFGVTYLLFVRGVNGGIFLGMGIATIAGIATGVIEKPASFIGSIPSLKPTFGVVFSHLHELWTPEIFAVIFTFLFVAFFDTAGALIAVASQAGLVKDNKIPNAGRALVSDSAATIIGSILGTSTTATMIESNAGIAAGGRTGFTSLITAALIFLSMFFSPVLSAITGEITAAALMIVGALMAMEVKKINWKNPEIVIPCFMTILMMPLSSSVATGIAAGFILYPIGMIVAGKGRDVHPVMYILFLAFLAYFLYM, encoded by the coding sequence ATGCGCCGTTTTTTCGCCTTTCAGGAAAGAAACACATCCTATAAACAGGAAACGATCGCGGGCATCACCACCTTCCTTTCCATGGCCTATATCCTGATCGTGAACCCTGCGATCCTCAGCCAGGCGGGAATGGACAAAGGGGCCGTCTTTACGGCGACCGCCCTGACCGCCATCATCGGCACGCTGATCATCGGCCTTTTCGCCAATTATCCGGTCGTCATCGCGCCGAGCATGGGGCTGAATTCCTTTTTCACCTTCACCGTCTGCCAGGCGATGGGCATCCCCTGGGAAATCGCCTTGACCGGGGTATTTGTCTCCGGGGTCCTGTTTTTGCTCCTCAGTTTATTGAAGATCCGGGAAATGATCATCAACATGATCCCGCAGGATCTGAAGCATGCCATCGCTGCCGGGATCGGCTTTTTCATCGCCTTCATCGGGTTGAAAAACGCGGGGATCATCACGGCCAACGGGGGAACGATCATCGGCCTGGGCGATCTGGCGACCCCGGAAGCGCTGTTGGCCCTTTTCGGCTTCGGGGTCACTTATTTGCTGTTCGTCCGCGGCGTAAACGGAGGAATCTTTTTGGGCATGGGGATCGCGACGATCGCCGGCATCGCGACGGGCGTCATCGAAAAACCGGCCTCCTTCATCGGATCCATCCCGAGCCTGAAGCCGACTTTCGGTGTCGTCTTCAGCCATCTTCATGAGCTTTGGACCCCGGAAATTTTCGCCGTCATTTTTACTTTTTTGTTCGTAGCCTTCTTCGATACCGCCGGCGCCCTGATCGCCGTCGCCAGCCAGGCGGGGCTCGTCAAAGACAACAAAATCCCGAACGCGGGACGGGCGCTCGTGTCCGATTCGGCGGCGACGATCATCGGCTCGATTCTCGGGACTTCGACGACGGCGACGATGATCGAATCCAACGCCGGGATCGCCGCCGGCGGAAGGACCGGCTTTACTTCCCTCATCACCGCCGCACTGATTTTTCTGTCGATGTTTTTCTCGCCGGTTTTGAGCGCGATCACCGGGGAAATCACCGCCGCGGCGCTGATGATCGTCGGCGCGCTGATGGCGATGGAGGTCAAGAAAATCAACTGGAAGAATCCGGAAATCGTCATTCCCTGCTTCATGACCATCCTCATGATGCCCTTGTCTTCCAGCGTGGCCACGGGGATTGCCGCCGGCTTCATCCTGTACCCGATCGGGATGATCGTTGCGGGAAAAGGAAGGGACGTGCATCCGGTCATGTATATCCTCTTTCTCGCCTTCCTCGCCTATTTTCTTTACATGTAG
- a CDS encoding calcium-translocating P-type ATPase, PMCA-type, which translates to MEKWHALSAEETVEKLKTDPEKGLSEREAEERLKTYGENRFAEQKKPTIWKMLWEQMNSLLIYILIAAAAISAVVGEISDAVIILLVILLNAVIGVVQESKAEKALEELKKMASPKAVVRRDGIVREIPSEEIVPGDIVLIDAGRFIPADLRLIETANLQIEESALTGESVAVEKDAAWRSDDEVPLGDQKNMAFMSTLSVYGRGTGVAVRTGMNTEIGKIAKMLGAEKKEETPLQKKLDHLGKVLGIGAIAICLIMFFIGFFQGRPPLEMFLIAVSLAVAAIPEGLVAIVTIVLAIGVQKMIKHHAIVRKLPAVETLGSVSVICSDKTGTLTQNKMTVTKVFTGEKYISAEELDPETDGQFLKAAMLCNDAQVSEKESSGDPTEIALVRLGLKHGLKKEALEKEYPRVFEIPFDSGRKMMTTMHEREGGYISFTKGALESVLPRITRIEKGGKTAAITEEDKEKILAVADQMSDEALRVLAVAKKTVNGMEEADGSLEEDLTFLGLAGMIDPPREEVKPSIEQCKKAGIRTVMITGDHRKTALAIARQLGIAQDEEETMTGQELDAASDTELREKVKSVRVFARVSPEHKVRIVSALKENGFITSMTGDGVNDAPSLKQADVGVAMGITGTDVAKGASDIILTDDNFATIVRAVEQGRNIYNNIKKSILFLLSCNLGEITALFFGILLGLPAPLTAVQILWVNLITDTLPAVALGMDPDDPDVMKEKPRDPKESIFAKGNGAYALLNGMLIGFITLFAFLEGLRYYSGADSLFAVDFARLSADTVTHAQTMAFITLSFAQLFHSFNLRSRKKSIWKVGLFSNRYLLGAFLIGAAIQCLLVYTPFFNRVFGIHVLSGADWLFILGMSVLPVVFNELVKAGKRIFS; encoded by the coding sequence TTGGAAAAGTGGCATGCGCTTTCTGCCGAAGAAACGGTTGAAAAATTAAAAACCGATCCGGAAAAAGGACTGTCGGAACGGGAAGCGGAGGAGCGTTTGAAAACCTATGGGGAAAACCGCTTCGCCGAACAAAAAAAGCCGACCATTTGGAAGATGCTGTGGGAACAAATGAACAGCCTCCTCATCTACATCCTGATCGCGGCGGCAGCCATTTCCGCCGTTGTCGGCGAAATCAGCGATGCGGTCATCATCCTCCTCGTCATCCTGTTAAACGCCGTCATCGGGGTCGTCCAGGAGTCCAAGGCGGAAAAGGCGCTCGAGGAATTGAAAAAGATGGCCTCCCCGAAGGCCGTCGTCCGCCGGGACGGGATCGTGCGGGAAATCCCCTCCGAGGAAATCGTTCCCGGAGACATCGTCCTTATCGATGCGGGACGCTTCATTCCCGCCGATCTGCGCCTCATCGAAACGGCCAACTTGCAAATCGAGGAATCGGCCTTGACGGGGGAATCGGTGGCCGTGGAAAAGGATGCGGCTTGGCGTTCCGACGATGAAGTTCCGCTGGGGGACCAAAAAAACATGGCCTTCATGTCCACCCTTTCCGTTTACGGCCGGGGCACGGGCGTCGCCGTCCGCACCGGGATGAACACGGAAATCGGCAAAATCGCGAAAATGCTCGGAGCGGAGAAAAAGGAAGAAACGCCCCTGCAAAAAAAGCTGGATCACTTGGGAAAGGTGCTCGGCATCGGAGCCATCGCCATCTGTTTGATCATGTTTTTCATCGGCTTTTTCCAAGGACGTCCGCCGCTGGAAATGTTCCTGATCGCCGTCAGCCTGGCCGTCGCCGCCATTCCGGAAGGTCTGGTCGCCATCGTCACCATCGTTTTGGCCATCGGCGTGCAAAAGATGATCAAACACCACGCCATCGTCCGCAAACTGCCCGCCGTGGAAACGCTCGGTTCGGTCAGCGTTATCTGTTCGGATAAAACCGGGACGCTGACGCAAAACAAGATGACGGTGACGAAGGTCTTTACCGGGGAAAAATACATATCCGCCGAAGAACTCGATCCGGAAACGGACGGGCAGTTTTTGAAAGCGGCGATGCTGTGCAACGACGCGCAAGTCAGCGAAAAGGAAAGCTCCGGCGACCCGACGGAAATCGCCCTCGTCCGGCTCGGCTTGAAACATGGCCTGAAAAAAGAAGCATTGGAGAAGGAATATCCGCGCGTCTTCGAAATCCCCTTCGATTCCGGGCGGAAAATGATGACGACGATGCATGAGCGGGAAGGCGGCTATATTTCCTTCACCAAAGGGGCGCTGGAAAGCGTTCTGCCGAGAATCACCCGCATCGAAAAGGGCGGCAAAACCGCCGCCATCACCGAAGAAGACAAGGAAAAAATATTGGCCGTCGCCGATCAAATGTCCGATGAGGCGCTCCGCGTGCTGGCCGTCGCCAAAAAGACGGTGAACGGCATGGAGGAGGCCGACGGTTCGCTGGAAGAAGATCTGACATTCCTCGGCCTGGCGGGGATGATCGATCCGCCCCGGGAAGAAGTCAAACCGTCCATCGAACAGTGTAAAAAGGCGGGCATACGGACGGTCATGATCACCGGCGACCACCGGAAGACGGCGTTGGCCATCGCCAGGCAACTAGGCATCGCCCAAGACGAGGAAGAGACGATGACGGGCCAGGAACTGGACGCCGCGAGCGATACGGAACTGAGGGAAAAGGTGAAATCGGTCCGCGTCTTTGCCCGGGTGTCGCCGGAACATAAGGTCCGGATCGTATCGGCGCTGAAAGAAAACGGCTTTATCACCTCGATGACCGGCGACGGGGTCAACGACGCCCCTTCCCTGAAGCAGGCGGACGTGGGCGTCGCCATGGGCATCACCGGCACCGACGTCGCCAAAGGGGCCTCGGATATCATCCTGACCGATGACAATTTTGCCACCATCGTCCGGGCGGTGGAACAGGGACGAAACATTTACAACAATATTAAAAAGTCCATCCTGTTCCTGCTCTCGTGCAATCTCGGGGAAATCACCGCCCTCTTTTTCGGCATTTTGCTCGGGCTCCCCGCCCCGCTGACGGCCGTGCAGATCCTCTGGGTGAACCTGATCACCGATACCCTGCCCGCCGTCGCCCTAGGCATGGACCCGGATGATCCGGATGTCATGAAAGAAAAGCCGCGGGATCCGAAGGAAAGCATTTTCGCCAAAGGGAACGGGGCGTATGCCTTGCTGAACGGGATGCTGATCGGCTTTATCACCCTGTTCGCCTTCCTGGAAGGGCTGCGCTATTATTCCGGGGCGGATTCCCTATTCGCCGTCGATTTTGCCCGCCTTTCCGCGGACACCGTCACCCACGCCCAAACGATGGCGTTCATTACCTTGAGTTTTGCCCAGCTGTTCCATTCCTTCAATTTGCGGAGCAGGAAAAAATCGATATGGAAAGTCGGGCTGTTTTCGAACCGCTATTTGCTGGGGGCGTTCTTGATCGGGGCCGCCATCCAATGCCTTTTGGTCTACACTCCCTTTTTCAACCGGGTCTTCGGCATCCACGTTTTATCCGGTGCGGATTGGCTCTTCATTCTCGGCATGTCCGTGTTGCCGGTCGTCTTCAACGAATTGGTGAAAGCGGGAAAGCGGATTTTTTCCTGA